In Festucalex cinctus isolate MCC-2025b chromosome 17, RoL_Fcin_1.0, whole genome shotgun sequence, the genomic stretch gttattaattaatctattaacgctttaactttgacagccctcgataaaatattcatatttttcttttgcttttatttccGGCGCATGGGAGAACGTGAGCTAGTGTACGCGCTGTGGATGACGGTTGCgcgatgacgtcactttacgTGCGCGAGCCTCGGCAGTCGGCACTCTCGttccggtgtcggtaccatatgtgttcggcctgccatATCTATTCGGGGTCCTTTGCGTCTGCTCGGCGCTTGCcgatgacgtcagtacagcaagcgagcagtgtcaaatgtgttcacgtttGGTTTGGTTTCCTAATTTTCCTGTTCACGtatcacaatacatcacaaataacagtcgtaatgattatacgaacacattagcacgtcaactgacaatatttcgtcCCATCGCAGTAAATTGATTTGAGTAAATATTAGTTTTCCTTCCtgcatttatgtgctatttgacctccattcttttatatttatcttatctaatgtattttttcaatctatttaattagttattcaatcttaaagtatcctgcttttatacttaggtttatttacggttttgcaatctcagcccatacattttgttatttaaatgacatctttaatattttcttgccaatgtctcctcagaggtgacactgcactatgaagtgcggagggtcgtgcgtattgcagaaaataattacgatgatgatgataatgaaatgatgcaattattgcctgagatgtgacatttcctcaccaatatgttctgtactcagcctcaggttattaggtaactacgaatttatttgtaacctgcatgtgtatgcatgtgtgtctcatggactattgatataaatattaatcaaaggtaatggccTACTACCGTAAAGTCAAAACATTTACTATAATCTAATACTTGAGAAACTCACAAGTTAACTTAATCAactacagtagcacattttactttttctttaaagatgtcaaattcattaacaaatcaatgaatgacacgtgaatgaatgaatgaatgaatgcacaacttttctttatatgttcagaattttcttcctttatccacaaaacaacaaacaagtctgaaagggtttcacagcaaacctttaatcctagacaagggaagaccagagatcaatacattagaatagCCACGGTGAGATGTAACAAAACACATGAATTATGACCTGTGTGTCACTAGCGGATCAAATGGGATGGCGCTTATTGATTTACGGAGgtgacagaaaaaacaaaaacacaattctagTAACATACTTGatgtgcatttgaaaaaaagagtTGACTCAAATACGACAAAGATGTTCTTTGCTGTGTCACTTTGAGTATTAGTAAATCTTTTAATCAGGTCAtccagtgtttgtttttgagagTGTTAAACTTTTGTTTACCAATTGCATTTGGCTGCAGACGAGACTGCAGTACCCCGGATGAGGGTTTTCCGAGTAAAAGGCTTGTAGTACTCCTCTTTTCCCTGTCCCAACATATCCTGTGAATAAGATTGAAATACCATACAGATTATATAAACAATCATACTGACCAATGGCAAATGACGGCATGGCATGTTCTATGACTACTTATGACACTGAACATCAATGctcaaaaacatccatccatttttttgactgcttattcctcacaagggtctcgggggtgctggagcctatctcagctggctttgggcagtaggcggggtacaccttgtactggttgccagccaatctcagggcacacagagacaaacaaccaccccccacacacacacctaaggacaattcacagcacccaattaacctgccatgcacgtcttttggaatgtgggaggagaccggagtacacgGAGAAGACCATGCTCTATAACATAATTAAGAATATCCACTGAAAGCTatataccaggactgctgttttTATAAGGGGTTCCACATTCCCAGCAGTTCTGAATCTTGTACATTGTATAAAATTCATTAACATGGGAAGCAGAATACTTGTTCCATGGAGCAACACCTGTGGAAAATAAATTGTGAagcaaaaatgaacatttcattAGAGCTGGTAAAAACATGAAACTCTGTGTTGTGTAGCTTTAATTTAAGGCCTTACTGTCAAGCCACTGGAAATGTGCCTGTCTCCTGAAGCTGACAGTGGAGACTGTGTTCCTGAATGCAGTGCACACGACGGCGAGTTTCAGGATTGCTCCATCTCCTTCAATGAGGACCACTTCTTTAAGTATGTCTGACAGGATACATAATGGCAACTGTAAAATATAGGTCAGGCACAATAAAACCAAAATTTTAAGAGTGAGTGGGGAAAATCTGTCAAACACATAAACCTggaaaattaaagtaaaatgtctattacaataaaacatttaccaGACGCTTTGTTGagcataaaatataaaattcagATTACCTCCAATATGAAGCACCTGTTGGCCTTTTCAAATTCAacctttgaggaaaaaaaaaacaattagtgaGCCAGTGATTAAGCAGGTACAAGCAAGCAAGCTTGTAGGTAGGATGATAAAATACTTGTTTCAAATAATCTGATTTTTCCACATGACTCAGCTATAAGTACCggtacacttggtgttactgccaAGCTTTCCACATGGCCTCGCTTTCTGGCCTTTGGGATCCTGAAAATTGGTTCCAGTGACCCTTGGAGCAAGGCTCTGGACTCATTGGTCCAGTATGCCAATCTTTGTCCATGGCTGTAAGTGATGTATTAGTGACATAAAAAAAGTTAACCAATTGGAAAGTACGTTAGTAAATTAAATTAGAAAGATTATATTACCCATCAATCTGGAACCGTTCCATCAGGCTGATGCACCACCATTTGCGGATGTGTGCCATATCCCCCTAAAAGACATTATCTTAAATATGCGAATAACAACACACTTTCTGGTTTATGATTGGCCAACTATAAACATTGCTGTATAGGAAATTTAATTTATGATCAATTTCTGAACTTCCTTCTatgtcattaaaataaatacccaCCTCAGTGAACAAAAATGGCACACCTGTGCTCATGCTGAGTGCATACTGCAAAAAGCAAAGATATGTTCAAGCATTTAAGAATATATTACCAACAACATATttaaacagacagaaaaatgttTACCATCAAGATGAAAATGCCACAACTGTCGCCACTTGTTTGGTTAGGAAAGCCCTGTTTATGAAGATATTAAAGAACAAATATAGCAGTCTTATTGTAAAATCAATGTCTTAAAATACAATCCAATGTACTTAGATGTACCTGAATATCTCTGCCAAACTTAATTGTCCACTGGCCTGGATTAATGTGATGAGCTAGGTTACTGTAAAAATCATCAGAAATAGCAAGGCTTCAGGGCTTTAACAAGAGTATACATTATATAGCCATTGAACGAGGCTAACCTTTAAAACAGCCTTTGAACGAGGCTTGAAGGATGCTAATACTTTTTCCACTGTACGGCGTCTTCCTGGATGACCCCCAGTGCCCAGATTGTCGTGGCAGATGGTTAAAATATCTCTGACTTGTGACTGATACACGATCAATCGGAGCTTGCCCTTGAATCTGTAATATAACTTCTCATCTAAAGTCGAAGAAAAACAATTACTGAGGGTACGCGTAGTTAAATAAATAGGTGCAGCTGAAGAACTAAACGGCTTccatttgttgtaaataaaaaaaagaaaagtcaaaacGTTACTTACTTTGAATTGTGTAGGATTTTGACGCGGTACGAATCGTTGCCTTTCGGGTCGCCGAACACTTTGATGCAGAAGTGCGGCTATGATAAGTCCCgttagataaataataatgaatttctTCATAAAAATCATCCATGTTTCACCTCCTCAGAATTGTGTTTTCCCTCCAACGACTGTAAAGTTGcctcaccaatcacaatcgtcgacatctcagccaatcctgtagcgtaaaacgtctcagccaatcctgtagcgtaacgtcatctgtaggcgaaggaccccgaatagatatggcaggccgaacacatatggtaccgacacctGTCGTGGCCGAGGTAAGACGCTCGTCGCGACGgtgaaatgtaataataataaaaaagaaaaaacactttGTGTTAGATTAATTGAGTTGCGTCGTGTTATTGGGTCAAGTGCTAAGAATGTATTTTGTGCTTGCTAGCTGGTGTTGTGTTCGCTATGCGACACTTTTGAGCCAGAATCCGATGAATGAAGCTAATGTTGCTAACGGTTGGCGCCTTTTACTGAGATTCACTTTTGACTTTTAGGAGAGCTTGCGAGGACGTCGAAGTGTACCCAGTGTTCATTGTTGTTTCCACGCACACAGGTATGATGTCAATtctttgtacatttttgttttttgtttcttgacgCACTCTCGCTCCGTATGTGGCCGAGGAGAGCTTGAGAGGACGTAGAAGTGTACACCAAGCTCATTGTTGTTTCCATGCACACAAGCCGCTGGAAAATAAACGCTCAGTGAGACCAAACCCTACTCCatttgtcaaaaacaaaacaacgcagAGTAAAGTCAACCCACACGGGTTACACATGGATGTTGCCTTAGTGGTtagttactaggggtgtgctcaaaaaatcgatacggcaatatatcgttgtgggcctcatcacaatacacgtatcgatacgcaggcgtcagaatcgatattgctcgttaactttaaatcggcagttcacgtttgcctttgcggcttgcattgtacctaaaaaataaaaaccagcagcattgaattgccttcaattaatgcaaaaatagctcacctgtgattggacactgtgtcttgctaagaaaaatgaaagcagaggaagaacgtcaacatttatttattgataaacttgacatggcacgtgtctcagtgtaccaattttcctatattttgtttaaaaaaaataaaatatttcttatttgggatacatatgtatcgcgatacgtatcgtatcgtgaggttggcggcaatacccagccctattagTTACCATGTCttgagcccttttcacactgcactcgctCAGTGTGGAAGAGTTCTTGCTCCAAACTGCttgcctgtcttttttttttttcttctcaaaccTAGTTAGATACTGAATCAACAGCATCTGTTTTGTTGCgttgtttgttgttctggtcTCGCCATCCGTCAGTCCGCTGTCAGGTTTTGTCCCATTCCGCTGATGAAAAATGCACAAGGACTATGATGTCCAGACTTCAAAGAGGACGCAATGAAAGTCAAATACCCGAAAGGTTTGAAACGAGACACAAAAATTAAACTGTATGGGGTACATCATAGTATTCTGCTCCATTGTCAGTATTAAAAATGGACATCCTTTTATTTACGATTTTGGTCTTCAAAACTGTAATGTAGGCTAAAATGCAAACGAGTAGAACTTGCAAATAAAAGGCAGTTTCTCTGCGGAGTACATCAAGTGGAATCCAAGCAGGATGAAGAATAATACAGTACATCCCGACTGTTAGGAAGCAGCGCTCCTTTGGATGTGCGGTTCAAACAAACAGTGGTACGAGACGACAAAGTGAGTCCCCGCGTCACTGTCAGGGTTTCCCTCTAGGCTGTACATCACTTTCTCTTCGCAGATAAGAAGAGCCCGACTCCTCCTAGTCTGGCGCTACTGAGGAAATGGTTCATTTTTGCAAATGCTGATTTGGGGGCCCTGGGCCATGAAAATATCATGTGGTTTTCTCAAAAGCCGTCTTGACTTTCAAATTCATGTGCGGCGCTGTAAAATGTAATTCCTCAGCAGCAGTCatggaaatattttttggggtattttataaatatggaTGCTGGGAATGATTAACTCTGAGGGGAGGGGAATGACATACACTCGCCGCCACAATGTTACAACTACTTGCAGAGTCTCGTGAGATTCAGTACAAGCGTATGCCACAATATGCGTCGTTAGCCAGGGCTAATTTAGACAAATAGCTCGACTACTCCGAGAAACCCAACTTGCCTAGAAATATTGAGAATATGAATGGATTATGATTAAGTTACTAGTTTGGTTCATTACATGTCATAataggcaaaaaacaaaattgtttttcaacGTAAAACCAGTtttatttgggtcaaaaatagcaCACATTGTTTCCAAAAGGGACCGACCCAACGATTTTGGTTATTCAAtttactcaaaaagttgggtgaaattaaattaataaccaacAAAGCAATCCAAGTAtatgggttgctttgtgggttaattTAAGAAGCCatttaaattgagtaaaaagaaTGAACCGGCCCGACTTTTtgaattaacccaaaaagttggttttcattaataacccacaaagcaacccacgTTTTTGAGcccactttttgggttaaataactcaaaaagtgtttttgtaagtttttttttttttttttttttttttttttaaaccaattcaATTGTGtgattcaattaacccaaacacttggatcaaatgaataacccacaaaacaacccatatACTTGGATTGCTTCGtggctttttaatttattttgacagaacgttttgggttaaataattcaaaaagttgGGCCGGTTcctttttttactcaattgaaTTGGATTAGTAAacgaacccaaaaagttgggttgaattaataacccacaaagcaacccaattttttggagacaaatttttgggttaaataactcaaaaagtttttgtgcacctcaaaaaaaaaagggttgtttcatttttgaatcTAACAGTTGGGTCagatgaataacccaaaaaaataaccccagtattttttttttttgtggcttttgCTGCATTATTTTGAACTGTGGACAACTTTATAGAGATTCAACTTTGCAATTTCCACTGCACCTGCAAAGTTTTAATCACACCTTGACGTTGTGTTGTTGCGCTTCCGCTGCTCAAGATGATGAAAGTCGAGGAACAGCTCcatgtaaagaatttttttgaagttacAACAGACAGAACTACAGAGGGTATGAAGCTTTCTCTTGAGTTCGCTTCTGCAGACTGTTTTCTCTTTGCCAAAAGTACTGGCAATATGTGTAATTAGCataaaatgtgcaatgtgcaccTGCATGTGTCCACTGTGAAGCTTTTCTTGGCCCTGAAGGCACCATTGGAGCACAGTTAAAAGACAGCTTTTAGTATTtcccttttctctctctctttctttttctttttttttcataccttGCATGGTTCACTTCAAGGTAAAAGAGTAAAACAATTTACAACCAAAACAGTGGGTGTGATTGAGTGTGGCGGGGATGTTCTCAGTTAGGTTCAACGATAGTTCAACTCGCCGGCTTTCCGTTTGCACGCACGGCGTAAAGCCGAGCGGGAAACACGAGAGGACCTGCACTTCAAATATTGTAGCGCTTCCAATGTTATGCTCGTCGTGACCAATTTAGCAATGCCGTGCACAATGCCTTCTGTCAAAGGCTTTACCTGAAACAAATACCGCAAGCTTTccaaatataattttatatatagagTGTTTTGAAATAAATGGTCTTGAAATTGACACGTGGGAGTAACGTAACTCTGGCTTCAACACCACAACATCACGAGTTACCTGAACAAACTAAAGGCTGAAATGgtaattttgcatttattgaccGTGTGCAGACATATCTTTGCATATAGTATATCGTCATTGGCTACTGCACTGCTATAAGATGAATGACAAACGGAAAACGTGAAACAGGAAACGGAAATATGGAGCAGCCTTCCAAATTAAAAGTATTTATTATGCACTCATATGAAAATTGCCCACAGTGTCAATCACAATGTAGCactaatttaatatttaatacaaCTCTTCTATTGGATCTTATCAATGTACCTAATGAGGTGGCCAGTGCATGTTAAAAGgctcaagaagaagaaaaaaaagcagcaaatacagattttttttttttttttttttttttttttttttttttgcagaagtcatctttttattgccacGTAAGAAAGTCGAATATAGAACAATAGTAATATATCGTTAGATGgcaaatcaacaacaaaaaagaaccaAAAATATCCCCGTGAACCCTCCCCttgtaaaaaggaaaacaaacaaaaaaaaagttcatcttAGTAACACTATGGTAATATATTTTGGGACAAAACATctgctatgttttttttctaacaatagTCGAGTAGTACCAAAATACATCTTTCCCATAACTTCATTTCACAGAATTCAAAGTCAGTAAATGGTTAAAGGACAACGGGGCATCACGGTGCATATTATAAGCTACTGTGCAAACAATAGTGGGAGATGGGCTTCTACCATAGAAAATATGCCTTTACTAGCAACATGTAAATGCAGTGTCAGGGCCATACGTATTCATATTCACATAAATACCACAAACTGGTCTGgacataaaaaatagaaaattgaatcTCGTATATCATTGCATGTCGTACGCGgcgaacacacacaaaatgagcCAATCGGTTCGTTCTTATGAAAAGATTAGCTTGCTAGTGGATAATCATCGTCCCGATAATAGCTTATCGATTCTGATGCAGTTATGGGAAATCCCTTGGCTCTGGACAGGGGTCAATAACTGGTgcatttgttggtttgtttgttttcaccagCTACCTTCCTGCTTCTGCTCACAGAAATTATACATCGCATTAGCGTTTGTTGACAATACTTATGAagaacatcacaaaaaaaaaaacaaatacatctcctctgtttttttgtcatgtgctgaagccAAAAGTGAAAACAATGCGCATACTGTACAGACGGAGGCTATACAAACTTGTAAACATTGCTGACAAGATCCCCGCCACCCCACCATTTGATGTGGGAGGggagggatttttttatttatttttttaagactataTAGTAGGATGCGGTTCCATAAATCAAACTGCTAATTAAAGTTGTTTGAGCCCTTAAGTCACCACCGAACACAATAATTCCGATTTTACTTTCCCATCAAAAatgcagctgttttattatgacAAATATGGGTGATTAAGGAAATTAATATATACAgacaacaaataaatgaaaaaggcaaaacataaaatgtttgtttgtataaATACGACTATTTTCACGGGATGTACTTTTAACTTGTAtaattttgctgtttttgtgttgaATGTGGCCCTTATTTATACTCCTTGGTAATTCTTATTTTTAACCCTATAACACCAAACTTATATTAAATactagacattttgagccctattttatgatctgacacatgaattgcacggataatccattagagggcagtatcacccagctgatggctttttccAGTGAtcttgcaagatcgccccaattgaaaaaaaacgagaGACACCtatatacttattaatagtgggggAATGTTCTTTCtaatttttgaaaatactaaaatgtttgatatttgttattcttttttaaatttaaagctttgtgaccggatgtatcaaatatgacacaaatcaaaaatcatatgtggaagttgaaaaaaaaaaaaacgtttgttcaaaaggaccaataaatactttaTCTACAAAGAATCCGAATTTTCTCTAATATATTTAATAGTTCAGGCTTTATAAGGTTAATTGTGTCTATGATTTGTTTGTCATGTATTGGTGCACCTCATGTCAAACAGTCATGTCAGATTCCCAACTTTCTATGTGGAGCTGAGTTTCTCCGTACCTCCAGCACTAATCAATTATTCAACGCTTCCTCCCAAACGAGGGTTGACACCGAGTCCCTTGTCAGTCTTGTGTTGCCACTCTGGAGTCGCAGCGCAGCCTCTTGCCAGTATTTCTTAAGGTCTTGGTGATTAAAGATCGCAACGAGAGCTCCTAATCCCCTCCGGCCACAAGTCCCTTTTCCGCTCGACTTATTGAGAATCCCAAGTGGATGTTTCGCATTGTGGTTTTCTCAACAATGAAGCTCGATTTCAGCGTGACATGTCTAATGGGAATcgtgttttgtgtattttaatcGAGCTCGTCAAGCAAGAAGAAAACGAGACCAGTTTTGTATTCTCAGAATAAGGCAAAACGCGCACTAGGTGA encodes the following:
- the LOC144005567 gene encoding uncharacterized protein LOC144005567 isoform X1; its protein translation is MYALSMSTGVPFLFTEGDMAHIRKWWCISLMERFQIDGHGQRLAYWTNESRALLQGSLEPIFRIPKARKRGHVESLAVTPSVPVEFEKANRCFILELPLCILSDILKEVVLIEGDGAILKLAVVCTAFRNTVSTVSFRRQAHFQWLDSVAPWNKYSASHVNEFYTMYKIQNCWECGTPYKNSSPGYVGTGKRGVLQAFYSENPHPGYCSLVCSQMQLVNKSLTLSKTNTG
- the LOC144005567 gene encoding uncharacterized protein LOC144005567 isoform X3 — translated: MYALSMSTGVPFLFTEGDMAHIRKWWCISLMERFQIDGHGQRLAYWTNESRALLQGSLEPIFRIPKARKRGHVESLAVTPSVPVEFEKANRCFILELPLCILSDILKEVVLIEGDGAILKLAVVCTAFRNTVSTVSFRRQAHFQWLDSVAPWNKYSASHVNEFYTMYKIQNCWECGTPYKNSSPGYVGTGKRGVLQAFYSENPHPGYCSLVCSQMQLD
- the LOC144005567 gene encoding uncharacterized protein LOC144005567 isoform X2, which produces MSTGVPFLFTEGDMAHIRKWWCISLMERFQIDGHGQRLAYWTNESRALLQGSLEPIFRIPKARKRGHVESLAVTPSVPVEFEKANRCFILELPLCILSDILKEVVLIEGDGAILKLAVVCTAFRNTVSTVSFRRQAHFQWLDSVAPWNKYSASHVNEFYTMYKIQNCWECGTPYKNSSPGYVGTGKRGVLQAFYSENPHPGYCSLVCSQMQLVNKSLTLSKTNTG